From a region of the Alnus glutinosa chromosome 1, dhAlnGlut1.1, whole genome shotgun sequence genome:
- the LOC133876186 gene encoding importin beta-like SAD2, whose amino-acid sequence MDLPGLAVILQAALSPNPDERKAAEQSLNQFQYSPQHLVRLLQIIVDNNCDMGVRQVGSIHFKNFIAKNWSPHEPDEQQKILQSDKDMVRDHILVFVPQLPPLLRVQLGECLKTIIHADYPEQWPLLLDWVKHNLQDQQVYGALYVLRILARKYEFKSDEERTPVHRIVEETFPHLLNIFNRLVQIVNPSLDVADLIKLICKIFWSSIYLEIPKQLFDPNMFSAWMILFLNILERPVPSEGQPTDPELRKSWGWWKVKKWTIHILNRLYTRFGDLKLQNPENKAFAQMFQKNYAGKILESHLNLLNVIRVGGYLPDRVINLILQYISNSISKNSMYNLLQPRLDSLLFEIVFPLMCFNDTDQKLWDEDPHEYVRKGYDIIEDLYSPRTAAMDFVSELVRKRGKENLQKFIQFVVEIFKRYDEAPAEYKPYRQKDGALLAIGALCDKLKQTEPYKSQLERMLVQHVFPEFSSPVGHLRAKAAWVAGQYAHINFSDQNNFRKALQSVVSGMRDPELPVRVDSVFALRSFVEACRDLNEIRPILPQLLDEFFKLMNEVENEDLVFTLETIVDKFGEEMAPYALGLCQNLAAAFWRCMNTAEADDEADDPGALAAVGCLRAISTILESVSRLPHLFVQIEPTLLPIMRRMLTSDGQEVFEEVLEIVSYMTFFSPTISMDMWSLWPLMMEALADFAIDYFPNILVPLDNYISRGTAHFLASKEPDYQQSLWNMISSIMADKNMEDNDIEPAPKLIQVVFQNCKGQVDQWVEPYLRITVERLRRAEKSYLKCLFMQVIADSLYYNAALTLSILQKLGVATEIFNLWFQMLQQVKKSGVRANFKREHDKKVCCLGLTSLLALPADQLPGEALGRVFRATLDLLVAYKDQVAEAAKEEEAEDDDDMDGFQTDDDEDDCGDGSDKEMGIDTEDGDEVDSIRLQKLAEQAKAFRPNDEDDDDSDDDYSDDEELQSPIDEVDPFVFFVDTVKALQALDLLRFQNLTQTLDFHYQALANGVAQHAEQRRADIEKERMEKAAVTAAS is encoded by the exons ATGGACCTTCCTGGCCTTGCCGTCATCCTCCAAGCTGCTCTTAGCCCCAACCCCGATGAGCGCAAGGCTGCGGAGCAAAGCCTCAACCAG TTCCAGTACTCACCTCAGCATTTGGTGAGGCTCTTGCAAATAATTGTGGATAACAACTGTGACATGGGCGTGCGCCAAGTTGGCAGCATTCATTTCAAGAACTTCATCGCCAAGAACTGGTCGCCTCACGAGCCTG ATGAGCAGCAGAAGATTTTGCAAAGTGATAAAGACATGGTGAGGGATCATATTCTAGTGTTTGTACCCCAACTTCCCCCTCTGTTGAG GGTACAGCTGGGTGAGTGCCTCAAGACGATTATCCATGCTGATTACCCTGAACAGTGGCCACTGCTTTTGGACTGGGTGAAGCATAACTTACAGGATCAACAAGTCTATGGAGCTTTGTATGTGTTGCGGATTCTTgctagaaaatatga GTTCAAGTCTGATGAGGAGAGAACACCGGTTCATCGCATTGTTGAGGAGACATTccctcatcttctcaatatatTTAACAGGCTTGTCCAGATTGTCAACCCGTCACTGGATGTAGCGGATCTTATCAAGcttatttgtaaaatattttggtCATCCATATAT TTGGAGATTCCAAAGCAGCTATTTGATCCAAATATGTTCAGTGCTTGGATGATTCTTTTCCTAAATATATTGGAGAGGCCTGTCCCCTCTGAAGGGCAGCCTACTGATCCCGAACTTAGGAAGTCATGGGGTTGGTGGAAGGTCAAGAAATGGACAATTCACATTTTAAATAGGCTATACACTCG GTTTGGTGATTTGAAACTTCAAAACCCAGAAAACAAAGCTTTTGCTCAAATGTTTCAGAAGAATTATGCAGGAAAGATTTTGGAGTCTCACTTAAATTTGCTGAATGTGATCCGTGTTGGTGGCTATTTACCTGACAGAGTTATCAACCTCATTCTTCAATACATAAGCAACAG TATCTCGAAGAACAGTATGTATAATCTGCTTCAACCTCGACTTGATAGTCTTCTTTTTGAGATAGTTTTTCCCCTTATGTGCTTCAATGACACCGATCAAAAGCTTTGGGATGAAGACCCACATGAGTATGTGAGGAAGGGTTATG ATATCATTGAAGATTTATACAGTCCGAGGACTGCTGCCATGGATTTTGTCAGTGAGTTGGTTAGAAAACGCGGAAAAGAAAATCTTCAAAAGTTTATTCAATTCGTAGTGGAAATTTTTAAGCG CTATGATGAAGCACCAGCAGAGTACAAACCTTACAGACAGAAAGATGGTGCTCTTCTTGCTATTGGAGCTCTTTGTGATAAATTGAAGCAAACTGAACCTTACAAGTCCCAACTTGAGCGCATGTTAGTGCAACATGTCTTCCCTGAGTTCAGTAGTCCTGTTGGGCATCTTAGAGCCAAG GCAGCATGGGTTGCAGGACAGTATGCCCATATAAACTTTTCTGACCAGAACAATTTCCGTAAAGCCTTACAGAGTGTTGTGTCTGGGATGCGGGATCCTGAACTTCCCGTTCGTGTTGATTCTGTCTTTGCATTGCGCTCTTTTGTTGAAGCTTGTAGAG ATTTGAATGAAATCCGTCCAATTCTTCCTCAACTCCTTGATG AGTTCTTTAAACTTATGAATGAGGTTGAGAATGAGGACCTTGTATTTACTCTGGAGACTATAGTGGACAAGTTTGGGGAGGAGATGGCACCTTATGCCCTTGGGTTATGCCAGAATTTG GCAGCTGCGTTTTGGAGGTGTATGAATACTGCTGAAGCTGACGATGAAGCTGATGATCCTGGTGCTTTGGCTGCAGTTGGTTGTTTACGTGCCATTAGCACAATTCTCGAATCAGTGAGCAGGCTTCCTCACCTTTTTGTCCAAATCGAGCCAACCTTACTTCCAATAATGCGTAGAATGTTAACAAGTGATGGCCAAG AGGTTTTTGAAGAAGTTCTGGAAATTGTGTCCTATATGACTTTCTTTTCTCCTACAATATCTATGGATATGTGGAGTCTTTGGCCATTGATGATGGAAGCCTTGGCAGATTTTGCTATCGACTACTTTCCAA ATATTCTGGTTCCTTTGGACAACTACATATCCAGGGGAACTGCGCATTTCCTTGCTTCTAAAGAACCAGACTACCAGCAAAGCCTTTGGAATATGATTTCATCT ATCATGGCAGATAAAAATATGGAGGACAATGATATTGAGCCAGCACCAAAGCTCATTCAAGTGGTGTTCCAGAATTGCAAGGGGCAGGTGGATCAATGGGTTGAGCCGTATCTCAGGATCACAGTTGAGCGGTTGCGTCGGGCCGAGAAGTCATACTTGAAATGTCTTTTCATGCAAGTG ATTGCAGATTCTCTTTACTACAATGCAGCTTTGACACTAAGCATATTACAAAAGCTGGGTGTTGCGACCGAAatcttcaacctttggttcCAGATGCTACAACAAGTTAAAAAGAGTGGTGTACGTGCTAATTTTAAAAG AGAACACGATAAGAAAGTTTGCTGCTTGGGATTGACATCACTCCTAGCACTTCCGGCTGATCAATTGCCTGGGGAAGCTTTGGGGCGTGTTTTCAGGGCAACTCTTGACCTCCTAGTTGCATATAAAGATCAAGTTGCAG AAGCTGCGAAGGAAGAAGAAgctgaagatgatgatgatatggATGGTTTTCAAACTGACGATGATGAAGATGATTGTGGTGATGGATCTGACAAGGAAATGGGAATTGATACTGAGGATGGTGATGAAGTTGACAGTATTAGACTCCAAAAGTTGGCTGAACAG GCAAAGGCTTTCCGCCCAAATGATGAGGATGACGACGACTCAGATGATGACTACAGTGATGATGAAGAGTTGCAATCACCAATTGATGAGGTGGacccttttgttttctttgtggaTACAGTCAAAG CACTGCAAGCGTTGGATCTATTGAGGTTCCAGAACCTTACGCAGACACTCGACTTCCATTATCAAGCCCTTGCCAATGGTGTTGCCCAGCATGCTGAACAGAGGAGAGCAGATATTGAAAAGGAAAGGATGGAGAAGGCAGCAGTTACTGCTGCTTCTTAA